The window GACATGTTTCCATTATACGAGAAGTGTGGAACATAAAACTAGAGGTGAATGTATGCAAAACTCAAAACAAACAGATCTGGCAAATACGAATCGGCAGGACTTGGAGAATAACAAGAGGCAGGATTTGGAGAATAAAAGAAAAGCCTGGATCGGTCAAGCTAACGCATTAATCCCGCTTCTGTTCATTTGGGGCGCGGAATGGATGTTCAGCGCGCTTGTCGATGTTGCGATCTATTGGCGCGACTTGGATTGGCTGAAGCAGGCGGCTTTTATAACGGCGGTTGTGGCCAGCTTGGTTCAGATATGGAGCCTGCGTAAGGAATTTAGCGCTGACTCTGCTGAAGGTGCACGTGAAAGATCAGCTGGCTCGGGTGGACATGCAGGCGCAAGGTCAAGTGCTGGTGAGCGTGACTGGGGACATCCAGCGCTTCTGGTGCTGCCTGGAGCGATGCTCATTGCAGCCGTTGCTCTGCTCGAGGCCATTGGCGCTGTCAGCCCGCTCTTCGCGCCAGTGCTGCGAGCGTTCATTCTCGCCATCGGGTTCGTGCAGGTTGGACTCCTGCTAGGTAAACCGCTTGTTTACCTTGGCTTGTGGCTGTTCGCCCTGTCTGCGCTGATGGGCGTGTGGTATTTAGGTTACTCCGGTGTTGTACTGGAAGGAATGGGCGGCATTAGCCTTATTCTAAGCGGGTATATGCTGCGCATTTGGGGACGGTAAGTGGGATAAGCAAAAAAGCAGAAATGATGTAAAATGCGAATCAAATTCTGGCTTAGCTAAGATCGTTTGAATTAACCCCAGCATAGGAGGAAGCTCGCTATGGAACAAAGCAAAAAGGCTTGCGATCGCGCAAGCCTGAACAAATATCGGATGCCGGAGGATAAGCAATCCGGCCTAGCACCCAGACCGCCGCTGCACGCAGTACGGCGGTCTAGATGGATCGGCGCGCTCGTTATTGCGCCGATGGTTCTAGTGCTGGCCGCGTGCGGCGGTGGTACTTCGGGTGGCAGCGCCACCACGAAGACACCGGCAGCAACCGCGGCAGCCGAGAGCAACCCTGCGTTCGTGAAGGCGCAGGAGCTCTTCACAACGAACAAGTGCATCAGCTGCCACGGCGTTGATCTTGCTGGCAAAGTCGGCCCTAAGACGAATTTGCAAAAGGTCGGCAGCAGACTGAGCAGCGAGCAAATCGCGAATAAGATCAAGAATGGCGGAGGCGGCATGCCAGTCTATAAAACCACGATTTCCGAAGAAGAAATCGGGCTTCTAGCCGAGTGGCTCCATTCGAAGAAGTAGTCGCCGCTTTAGAGCTTCTCCACGATTGCGTAGGCGGCAGCCATCGATTCCGTATGTGTAATGCTAATATGGATGCGGTGGTTGCCTATTAAGCCTGCCCGCAGCAGCGCTGCCTCGTTCACACGGCATACCGGTTTGCCTAATTCATCCGGAAGCACCTCGACGTCTTGAAAGCCAATTTGCTTGCCAATTCCGCAGCCAATCGCTTTAACAATGGCCTCCTTAGCTGCAAACCGGCCTGAAGCAAACTCAGCGAGTCGACCTCGCCGTCTCTGCGCCAGCTCTCTCTCCTGTGGCGTCAGAATTCGCTCCAGAAATCTTTCGCCCGTAGAACCCTCTAGCATTTTGCGAAGCCGTGCAATTTCAACTAAATCCGTTTCCGACCCCAATAATCATAGACATCTGAGCCCCACTTTTCTTGCAGCGTTGTGCGTACAATTTACATGATTCCTAGCTCGCGGTCAAGGGGAGGAAGGGCTTATCTGTACTTGTCCCTCCCCCCCATGCTTACTTCGAGGTAAGTAAGTTACACTATTTTCAGTTCTTCTGCCGAGCCTTGACTAGGGTTATACTGGGTATAGATTTAAAAGCTGGGAGGCCAACATAATGAGAATCATGCCACTTGAGAAACGTGGAATATCGAACAGCAGAATCGTTTTTGGATGTATGGGAATTGGCGGGGAATGGAATTCGACTCCTTATACAAAGGAAGATTACATCATCGCTGAGAAAGCTGTAGAAGCTGCATTGTCGATAGGCATTACGATGTTCGATCATGCTGATATTTATAAAAGAGGTAAATCCGAGTCTATTTTCGGAGAAATCCTCAAAAAAAGACCCGATCTGCGCGACCAAATCATTCTTCAATCCAAATGTGGGATTCGCTTTCAGGACGATGTAAATCCACAGCGTTTTGACTTTAGCAAAGGCCACATCCTGAGTTCGGTTGATGGCATTCTTCAGCGCCTTGGTGTGGAACATTTGGATGTCCTACTTCTTCATCGTCCAGATCCGCTCATGGAACCGGAAGAGATCGCAGAAGCGTTCAACCAATTGAGATCAGCTGGAAAAGTGCGTCATTTCGGCGTATCCAACATGACTTCCGCTCAAATGCGTTTCATTCAAAATTCCCTTCCAGAGCCGCTTGTAGTTAACCAACTGGAGATGAGCTTAGCACGCTTAGACTGGGTTGAGCAAGGCATCTTGGTCAACCAAAAGGCTGGCGTTGGCATCAATTTCGCCGATGGTATTCTCGAGCATTGCCAAATGGCAGACATCCAAATTCAAGCTTGGGGACCTCTTGCTCAAGGTAAATTCTCCGGCAGAGTTGTGGAGGATGCACCGGATACGATCAAAAATACAGCTGCACTCGTACAAAAAATGGCCAATGAGAAAGAATCGACGCCAGAATCCATCGTACTGGGCTGGTTAATGAAACACCCAGCTCGTATTCAGCCGGTTATCGGCACATCTTCTGCAGAGCGCGTTCTAGCTTGCCAAGATGCTGTACGAATTTCCGAAATTATGACTCGCGAAGAGTGGTACACTCTCCTCGAAAGCTCCCGCGGGACTCGCATGCCATAGGTTTACTTATATTCACGACAACACCCCCCGACCTCTTTGGCCGGGGGGTGTTGTTATGTCTCTGTAGAGCCTAAATACCCGGAATCGGGATTCGTTTATGTTCCGTTTTCAAATATTGCTTCTCCAGCTTCTCCTGTACAGCAGCATCAATTTGCTTGCCTTCGAGGTAGTCACTGTTATCTCCGTATGTAATACCCAGCTCGTTCTCGTCCGTTTGGCCGTCCCAGAGTCCAGCTGACGGAGCTTTAACCAGCACGCTTTGCGGTACGCCAAGCTTCGAGGCAAGTGAACGCACTTGACGCTTGTTCAGCGTGCTCAGCGGCGTAATGTCAACTGCACCGTCGCCATATTTGGTGAAGAAGCCAGTTATTGCTTCAGATGCATGGTCTGTCCCTACAACGATCAGTCCCAGTTCAAAAGCAAGCGCATACTGCATAACCATGCGTGTCCGCGCTTTGATGTTGCCTTTACCGCCTCGGCTCACATGCTGGTGGACGCCGATATGCTTGAGACCATACTCGACTTCAATAGCGATTTCGTCGACAGCTTCTTCAATATTATTCTCGATTTGATATTTCAAATCGAAGGCTTTGGCTACTGCGTAGCTGTCCTCGATATCTACTTGCTGACCGTATGGCTGAAACACACCGACGGTTTTGTACTCTTTGCCCTTTTCGGCCGTCAGCTCGTCCGTCGCTTGCTTGCATAAACCCGTAGCTACAGCACTATCGATGCCGCCGCTGATGGCAATCAGCAGGCCGTTTGCATTCGCACCCAGCACATAGTTTTTCAGAAAGTCCACACGTTTGCGGATTTCTTCATCCACATCAATCTCCGGCTTAACGCCGAGCTTTGCGATAATTTCCGTTTGCAAACTCATGCATCTCTCCACCTTTTCTATAGTTTGAAACCATTCATTCTTTAAGCATTAGTATAGACTTTCATTCCTGAAATTTCAAAGGAAAATCCATCGGTCAGGAGTCCAAAAAAGAAAAGGCCACCTTTGCAACTACGGCAAGGTGGACCCTATTCTGTATAATTAATGCTATTTATTATTTGCAGAATTCATTGAAGGCATTAATTAAGTCGCCAGCAATCATATCTGCGGAGCGGTCTTCGATTTGGTGACGTTGAATGAAGTGTGCAAGTTCACCATTCTTGAATAATGCGATGGAAGGGGATGATGGCGGGTATGGCGCCAAGAATTCACGCACTTTCGCTGTTGCATCCTTCTCTTGTCCAGCGAACACGGTGTATGTGTACGTTGGCAATGTATCGTTTTGAAGTGCTTTGGCCACACCTGGACGACATTGGCCGGCTGCGCAACCACAAACGGAATTAACGACTAACAGCATCGTACCATCCTTCGATTTTTCAATCGCTTCTTCTACTTGCTCTGGTGTAAGAAGCTCTGTAATACCCAGACGAGTCAAATCTTCTCTCATCGGTTTAACCATATCTTTCATGTAAGAATCAAAAGACATTGCCATATGTGCCACCCCTTAGGATTTATTAGTTACTCTCAAAACGTAATCGTTATTAGTTATATTATACATCCGATAGCCGTGAAAGCAAAGTCCAATGTCTCAAATAGAAATAAAGCGAAAGCTTTTACGCTTCCGCTTCATCTTCCTTCTTCGTTGTCGATTCCTTGTACGGATCGTAGGAAACATCTTTATCCGGGTGCATAAAGATACCGCTTTGCGGCACGATGCCTTTTTCAAAATAATCTCGATTCTCGGCACTTTGGAACCCAATATCCTTAAAAGGATGAACCCATTCGTCTCCAGCCATGACCTCTGGGTCAGTCTCCACCGTCCAATTCATAAGCGGTGAATTATCGGATTCATAATCATGATCGCCGATAACAACGCCATGCTCATTCACAAAAGCTTCTCGCGGGCCGCGCCCCTGCTCAAATTGAGGGAGAAATTCAATCTCGAATGGATCCAGATCGCTTTGATTTTGATTGCTCTGGTCCTGAGCTGATTTGGCCATCTTATTCTTGTCTGGACTCATGTGGAAGGTCGGTTTGGACCGTCCAGTTTCTTATCAACGAAGCCCTCTTTCCCTGCTGGTTTTGCGGACTTCTCGCGCTCTAGGTTTTGCTGTTCTTGCTGGACTTGCGTCTTGGAATCGTTTTGACTCAATTCACTCAGCTCCTTTCTGCTAGTATTATGTGTCAAAACGGGGAGAAGCATTCCAATGATAAGCATGAATAGAAACAATAACTGCGCTGAACTGAGATACAGCAGAGTTGGTTTAGCAGCAGCAAAAAAGCTGGCCAGCATCCCTGCCGCGCCCCCAAACAACAGCGAATATTTTAGCAATACGACTTGTCCAAGCATCTTCTTACGCAGCTCAATCAAATGCTGCCAGATAAGCAGCGGCACAAGAAGCAGCGAAAAATAAGCGTGATAAGGATGGAAACGAGATACCGTACCTTCGACTCCAATGCCCCAAGGTACTGTTGTAG is drawn from Paenibacillus sp. V4I7 and contains these coding sequences:
- the acpS gene encoding holo-ACP synthase codes for the protein MGSETDLVEIARLRKMLEGSTGERFLERILTPQERELAQRRRGRLAEFASGRFAAKEAIVKAIGCGIGKQIGFQDVEVLPDELGKPVCRVNEAALLRAGLIGNHRIHISITHTESMAAAYAIVEKL
- a CDS encoding cytochrome c; its protein translation is MVLVLAACGGGTSGGSATTKTPAATAAAESNPAFVKAQELFTTNKCISCHGVDLAGKVGPKTNLQKVGSRLSSEQIANKIKNGGGGMPVYKTTISEEEIGLLAEWLHSKK
- a CDS encoding DUF3905 domain-containing protein, giving the protein MSPDKNKMAKSAQDQSNQNQSDLDPFEIEFLPQFEQGRGPREAFVNEHGVVIGDHDYESDNSPLMNWTVETDPEVMAGDEWVHPFKDIGFQSAENRDYFEKGIVPQSGIFMHPDKDVSYDPYKESTTKKEDEAEA
- the nadE gene encoding ammonia-dependent NAD(+) synthetase is translated as MSLQTEIIAKLGVKPEIDVDEEIRKRVDFLKNYVLGANANGLLIAISGGIDSAVATGLCKQATDELTAEKGKEYKTVGVFQPYGQQVDIEDSYAVAKAFDLKYQIENNIEEAVDEIAIEVEYGLKHIGVHQHVSRGGKGNIKARTRMVMQYALAFELGLIVVGTDHASEAITGFFTKYGDGAVDITPLSTLNKRQVRSLASKLGVPQSVLVKAPSAGLWDGQTDENELGITYGDNSDYLEGKQIDAAVQEKLEKQYLKTEHKRIPIPGI
- a CDS encoding BrxA/BrxB family bacilliredoxin: MAMSFDSYMKDMVKPMREDLTRLGITELLTPEQVEEAIEKSKDGTMLLVVNSVCGCAAGQCRPGVAKALQNDTLPTYTYTVFAGQEKDATAKVREFLAPYPPSSPSIALFKNGELAHFIQRHQIEDRSADMIAGDLINAFNEFCK
- a CDS encoding aldo/keto reductase family oxidoreductase, which codes for MRIMPLEKRGISNSRIVFGCMGIGGEWNSTPYTKEDYIIAEKAVEAALSIGITMFDHADIYKRGKSESIFGEILKKRPDLRDQIILQSKCGIRFQDDVNPQRFDFSKGHILSSVDGILQRLGVEHLDVLLLHRPDPLMEPEEIAEAFNQLRSAGKVRHFGVSNMTSAQMRFIQNSLPEPLVVNQLEMSLARLDWVEQGILVNQKAGVGINFADGILEHCQMADIQIQAWGPLAQGKFSGRVVEDAPDTIKNTAALVQKMANEKESTPESIVLGWLMKHPARIQPVIGTSSAERVLACQDAVRISEIMTREEWYTLLESSRGTRMP
- a CDS encoding prolipoprotein diacylglyceryl transferase family protein; the protein is MPDVLQIGPFQLQGRLLALLLACALGLWLIRRVSQRLLNHTHTVTAKPIEDLIFNGAVIVLLTWKLGVIVTQPSLLWNNPLKLLMVSGSGTEIALGMLIACIYMYYQIRKNRIPLLLVLDVFALGITAAAFLYCVLIPAYGLPTTVPWGIGVEGTVSRFHPYHAYFSLLLVPLLIWQHLIELRKKMLGQVVLLKYSLLFGGAAGMLASFFAAAKPTLLYLSSAQLLFLFMLIIGMLLPVLTHNTSRKELSELSQNDSKTQVQQEQQNLEREKSAKPAGKEGFVDKKLDGPNRPST